The following DNA comes from Xyrauchen texanus isolate HMW12.3.18 unplaced genomic scaffold, RBS_HiC_50CHRs HiC_scaffold_669, whole genome shotgun sequence.
atttaagtgttttttttactatcaatctcctcatctatttcacattcttcttagtTTTTTGGCCATTTGCATTCtccatgcatattgccacctactgggctagGAGGAGAATTTTATAGTAAATAGgtctttaaaatgtatctgtttctcatatcgcttctgaaaatatggatttatccactggagtcacatggagtaCTATAATGCTGCattatatgcattttggagcttcaaaattttggtacccattcacttgagcagtgaggacttacagagctgagaaattattctaaaaatctttgtttgtgttctacagaagaaagaaagtcatacacagctgggatggcatgaagatgagtaaatgataagagtaaTTTTTAGAAATTCCATATTaagttaataaatattaacttAATATTGACAGTAGCTGTATGTGCACTATCCTGCAGGTGGCGTTGTCTGTGGCAGCAGAATTCTGGGAACAGGGTGATCTGGAGAGAACAGTGTTGGAGCAGCAGCCCATTGTAAGAGATTGCCTGGAATGAAGGGGTGGGAGGTGTTGGGAGAGGgtgagaaagaagaagaagaagaagacagagagagagagagaaagggagtaAAGAATGAAAAAGTTCCCATGGGTCATGTAGTGATGTACTGCCTATTATGCGGTGCAGTGAATCAGAAAGAGTGGTCACAATTGCCCAGTCAACCAGACCACTCCCAAACTCCCTGTTTTACACAATAGTGATTGGAAATGAAAAGTTCCATCAAACTTTACAGTTTAGTCACACTGTTCTTTACTGTGCATTGGTAGATTGCAGTTTTTCATTTTGTTAGAGTTAAGAGCATGCTTGTTTCTTCCCCAGCCCATGATGGACCGGAACAAAGCAGATGAACTTCCCAAACTGCAGTGTGGTTTTATTGATTTTGTCTGTGCTTTTGTGTACAAGGTGAGGTCCTCCATTTCAATCATTAAACAAAACTACATATGGGACTTCATTGATCTACTCATCTAAATGTTCATGGCATCCACCTGAGAGTCCATCAGGAAACAAATACATATCCATCAGCAGAAATGCACAGTGCACATCTTGATCAGATGACTGTAtacttgtttattttattgaccCAATGTAGACCTGCCTGGATTTAGAGGTGTCTTAGACACTCCCAGCTATCAAGTCTGCAAATATTAAAGCTTATTTGATTGCTTGTCAAGCTTAGAGCAGTTTCTCCCATTACTCATACAGTTCCTGGATCTTTGGGATGATAAATTGAGCCAAACTGGGTACATATGAATGTCTCTACAAATCTATATATTGTATAGTGCTACATCCCATATTGTTGCTGTAATGCATGAGATGAAATGAGttggggatagttcacccaaaaatataatttacacaATGCACCGGCTGCTCCTCTGCATTCAACACAAGTGGTTGGTGATTTATaatatcaagctccaaaaaatgacaaacaagtaCCATAAAGTAGTCAAGTTTCCTTTGAAGCcattcaatagctttgtgtgaaaaaTTTGTTATACACTAACATTTTTGAcccatatataaaaacatacaatattaaGGGATAAAGCACTATCCAATATGTAGATGAGGTATTTTGGCTTTATCACTTTTAACTTTATCACCCCAAAATATCCATGTTATAAACAACTTAAAAATTCAAAGCACAATCGGAATCAACTTCAATTACTATATATTTCTGAACATTTCTACCCATCTTCAATACTCCCTTTACTCAAGCCCAATCTTTATTGCAGGAGTTCTCTCGCTTCCATGTGGAGATCACACCCATGTTAGATCGTCTTCTGAACAACAGGAAGGAGTGGAACGCTCTCAAAGAAGTATATGAAGCCAAGATGGCCAAACTTGAAGAGGCCAAGAAAGCTAAAGAGGAAGCTGCAGCCACCACCAAACAAGGTAAAAAAGTGATAAGTCAAACGGTAACTTGTAGTCCTTAGATAATATATACCTTGCTAAAAAGTGTAGCTTAGACCTTTAGATACCATTACTTTTTCAAAGGTGGTTCagactggtttatgctggttaagGCTGTTCATCATTATGGGAGGAACAACTAGGAGTATTGTCCTGGGCCCTGTGATGAAGGGTCCCACAAAGGTCCTCTGGTATACAGTAGACCACTCATTAGCCCCTGGTTGAAAAGACCACGTTTTAAAGAAAACTAAAATGaacactaaaaatgtaatttgcttcACCTTCATTTCACCACAGAATTGTATTAACACAATACCGAATAGgtgatgtggtggaaatgacactgtgttggAAATTTCCTTGActttctgaagaagaaaaaaaatacaaaaataacaactCTCCTGTGGTGCATTTACATATGATATTGGACATTATTAGtagactaataataaaaataacttgtgaaCGTGTGAATAATGTTTTAACAAGTCTACTTTTTAGACTTTCTTTTAGAAAATATTACTCTTTTGTTGTATATCCATCTAGCTGAAacctgtacaatgtatgcttccCTGATCTGCTATTACTTTCCTCACAGGTAATGTGGCCCAGAGTGCATCACAGTCCAAGACCTGTGTCATCACCTAGATGTCAAACTCCAGAAAAACAGACAAATGCACGTCAATGTAATCATAATTTGATCCACTTTCATAATTTTGTCTGCAGGATGTCCTCTCACACTATTATTACACAAGCCCAGAGTTTATAGTTAAAGAAAACCATTTAGTGATAGAAAAAGACTGGTTTCTTGTAATATCACAGAATGGTGACACCAGGGTTGAGATTATGTCTTTAACAAACCTGTGCAGATTAGGCCACTCATATATACTAAATAACATACAGTTGTTGACATTGAAAATCtggatttgaaaatcaaatttaatCCTGGAAATAAAAAAACTCTAGGATTTCATTTTCTAATTTacttgaaaatgtcccacaaatTTTTCCTATTGGCCATGTTAGCTTCTTTTTATGAAAaagattttcttgcttccattgaagcacacaacatACTCTttgtaacattttcaaatcatactgtgtaaatatatatactaatataatttacactcactgagcactttattaggaacactatggtcctaataaagtgcctgacatggtcttctgctgttgtagcttatccgcctcaaggtttgaattatattcttctcaccacaattgtatagattggctatctgagttacagtagccttCCTGTAagtgaaccagtctggccattctccgttgacctctctcctTAACaaggcattttattttgtttttgggaccatttggagtaaattctagagactgttgtgcatgaaaatcccaggagatcagcagttacagaaatacccatctggcaccaacaatcatgccatggtccaaatgacatttttccccattctgatggtttatgtgaatattaactgaagctcctgatctgtatctgcatgattttatgcattgtactgctgctacacgattggctgattagataatcgcatggatgattgttggtgccagatgtgctggtttgagtatttctgtaactgctgatttcctgggattttcaggcacaacaggctctagaatttactccaaatggtgccaaaaacaaaaaacatccagttaggggcagttctgtggaaggaaaggccttgttgatgagagaagtcaatggagaatggccaaacAGGTTTGAACTGACGAaatctacggtaactccgataaccactgtggtgagaataatagcatctcagaatgtttttgctgcaagagggggacctacacaatattaggcatgtggttttaatgttgtggctgatcggtgtatactaaTATATAGAAGTTCTAATAGTAATAGGAAATAAAAATGTTCGATTCACATTTTCCTAAGTTGTTACGTTGATAATTTGTATCAAAgtaaataaatgctaaatagaaTGTGTAGAATTCCGAGTTTTTCGGACTCCACTATACATAGTGAACAAACAGAGTGTAGTATGTATACAGGTGAAAAATACATATTACAATTTTATgctattaatattaatatgtagCAATGCATAAATAAAAGATCAAATGAGAACTTTCTGAGCCATGCCTCTCTCTATTTATAGCATTGTAACTGTTGCTGTGCAAAATCTTTTGCCTCTAGGATGCAGTAcactgttatgtgtgtgtgtgctagtacTAACTGTCCCATTGGAACATACATAACAGTCTTATAAAAGCATTGGATAACACCTAGGGGGTGTTGGCATAATCGACTGGGATGGGTAAGAGCTGATTGGCAGGGCAGCAGAAAGGGGCAGGCTCCATGGCAGCATTTACGTCATGTCACAAACGCAGTCACTGCACGTCAATGGTCTATGATGTCACGTCTTATGTTACATTTACCTCTCTCACACAGCAAAGAGGTAGAGTCAAGAAATCTGCAACCACCTCAAAAGCTAAAATTAGCTCTGACGTGACAGCTcatacgcacgcacgcgcacgcacacgcacacaaccCTTTAACAGGAAGATTCCGTAGGGAATGATCATTCTGACATCTGAATCACTAACCAACAGAGCGGTAAATTGCCTCACAAGCTCCCGATGGCTGCATTGACAGTTGTTTCTTTCAGCATGTTCTGCTACATACCCTCAATAAAAAGAGCTGCCACAATTAGCCTCGCAATCTAAAATCATAGGCACTCTGCATGGAGACAAATATAATGTGATTTCCTATTGGTTGTGATTTCAATGCATTCTATCCAATGAGACAGCTTCCAGCTGAGCTTTTCTGTCTATGCAATGCCTAATTGcactaaaacatgaaaaaaaaaaaaaaaaaaaaagtcatggtCTTAAAGCAGATGCTGATGTTGCTGGTGGTTTCTTTTTAAATCCTCCTATTTCTAACATGCCCAGATTGCTATTCAGCACTCGTTCTAAGAATAGCGCAAAAGGGATTCATTTCTGTGGAAGTTATTATTGCAGTCTACTGCAGCATGCAATATGATGCACAATGCATGCATTGTATATGTTCTGGCATGAATATACGGAGTAACTCAGCACAGGAATGAATTACAATGAAGTTGAATGTTGTTCattatggattttattttttggaggcaaaacaatgtacttttttcttttttacagtatatgagGATCAGTTTCTACAGTTTAATAATGTAAACAATCTCGGAAGAGAAATGTGTTCAGTTTAAAAGGAAGCCATTGTCTGcttttttaaactatttacatgaattaaaatataatttatgacatcaAATAATTTATGCTATATAGATAATTTGATCTAGGAAACTAgattttaactatttaaaaatagtGAAATGCATTTGTCTCCACATTCTCAAGACATATGAAATCACACAATACCGAAAATCGAAATTGAAAATAAAACCAACACCATTTAAAGAGATCCTAGCTAAGTGGCTTATAAATaaaactcaaaataaaacaaaatatatgtaaaaaatataaaatcttacTAGCAGTATTTACCACGAACTaggttaaaaaatgaaaaatcattgTGAATTTGACAGACATTAGAAGAgtcaaaaatcaataaaaacaagacaaagaaaaCAACATATGCCATTTGACTCCAATTTTGTTTCCACAACAGACAAGGTCTTGAACTGCAAGACAATGTGACATGGATGTATGATGACATTAGAGGCATTTTGTTAACAAATGACTCACGCTAGATCCACTTCTTGATAAAAATGACCCAAGGTTTAGCACAGACAATATAAAGCAAATTCTCTTCAATATTGCAAGAGCATGTAGGCCTACTTTGTGAACAATAAATTGCAGGGCAACAGATGTAGTGAATTAAAAGTGACATTTTCTACTAACTAAAAAGAGGGGAAGAATGCACACACATACGTAGATTTAAGGGCCAGGCCAAACGATCGTGACATTTGTGAAATGGATTTTGATGTGGTACCACACTTCTGTATCCAAcagcaaatgtaatttttggtcAACTTTGTCTTGAGATTGCTGAAATGAGGACtgaaatacagtatgtattgCATTTAAAGAAGGTTCCCTTTGGaagtttttctattttttttctccatttttttttaataatttgtacatTCTAGATCAACAGTGTAATGTTTTCCACCACTATCATTAAGTTCAAATGTATTGAAGTGTTCTGAAACACTGAATAAAATGGTCTATAACAAATTATAGCTTCTATATATTtatctacacaaacacacaaatatatatatgtatatatataatcatatatatgtatataccttTTTTAATATAGATATATTGAAAAAGTTAAATTATTTCGGTAAAGAAACATTGGATTGTAAAGGAGATCAGACAGGACTGATAGCTTTGTTTTCCCATAAGGTTTAAGGCTCTCCTTGTGAAAATGGACTGTCTGtgtatttttcttatttatatataaagtCCTTCTTGGCCAGTGATCCTGAAcatcaaccttttttttttttaatgattcaagCGGTTTCACTACAGCAATCTATGACATACAGTACAAGAACTGATTTCAATAAAACAACTGATCTCTTAAATACATCCTTCTGTTTTTGAGAAAGGCTCTCTTAGATTAACGGTATTGCATCTCAattgcataaaaaataaaaaaatctaacctattaaagtcattaaataaagaaaagaaaattcaacAATTTCTAAAGGGATACTCTATACAACTGTGTTTGACTTATGAAGCCATAATCATTGAAAATTCCCTTCTGTAGCTCCCTGTATTGCTTAACGCTGCATCATCAAGTTTTCCCCTGCCCTTTAAAACATTAACCAATCAGATCCACTCTTGTTACCACAACAAGATTACCACATCGCTGTACAGCACATAACCATACATTTCATGTTTACACAAGACACAGtgctatatacacattatatatctctatatatttATACTCTTATATAATCATGTAAACCAGCACATTCTCTCAATTGTTTAGTAGTATGCATACTAAGCACAAACACTCATTCAGGGACTTTTCTTCTTCTCAAGATCATATTGGGCAGTTTAAAATTGGTCAAAAGCAGTATGTAGTATTCAAAGTAACTTCTTAGTACCTTAAGAGGGAAGCCAGCAAGGCACGTCCTAATTAGGGTACTTTTAACACTGAATAAGGCGTTCTGTACTTAGTGTGCGCTCTATTAAAGTCAAAAGAGAATTCAGTCATGTAAACATTCAGGTTTGGGGTGTTTCAGTGGAGGTAACTGGATAAACGGGAGAGGCAGAGATAATGCGAGAGTAAAGAGAGGCTTATAACCATCCCTACACCAGCACACACTCACATTTGTACTAGATCCACAGGCCTAGGGTTCAAGGGGAGGAGGGTGACCCCGCAGAATAAAAGCAACAGGTACGAGTGAACACACTTCGACTCCCAGCGTATAATATGGGGCAAACCCATCACAAGAGCCTGCTAAAGACACGGACGACGCACGCAGTTATACACaggtacacatttaaaaaaacagacaGAGGACAAATAGAGAATTAGCCACAAGGTAAGAGCTAGAAAAAACCCGCAGATCTTCACCTGTTAGATAGGAGAGTAAAAAAAGTGTTTGAGCTCAGAGTAAGAGAGTATGAGAGAGTGACCTGTAAACAAAGCAGAGATACGACTGTATCTCTTATGAGATTAAGCTCTGGAAATAGTTTTAGGAAAGCTCTTCCTCCTTATACATCACCATCTTTCTCTCAAGTTCTGCCATTGAGAGCACTTTGAGTCAACATCCAGGAGAAAGACTTGTCTGATGTCTCCAATGGCTGTGCTACTGGGAGAGTCTTACCACTAAACTGTACTTTCAAATTAAGACCAATAGGATGGACAGGATGGTGGACACAATCGCATTTGTGACGGGTACATTCTATTCCTTGAAATTTCGAAAcgtttatgaaaatataaattatgagATGGGTTCTTAACAGGATAGGTTCACATCTGACAAACAATTAAAATACATCATTGGCaagttaaaagtgaagtgtgtattttctgcatcACTATCAGAAGGTAAACAGGTTTTCACAccagttgagccaatgttgctattaTAGGATGCTCAattagagcaatgttttgatagcgccaaAGAAAAAAACTGTTTACAATTCTTtggggaatcaacctacaaatagctTACAATTGTCTCTACATACAGGTATTTTAACAtgtataaattacacacttcaccctttaaaggtgctgttagcAATTTCAATTTGTTTTGCTTAC
Coding sequences within:
- the LOC127642516 gene encoding rod cGMP-specific 3',5'-cyclic phosphodiesterase subunit alpha-like; its protein translation is MCTILQVALSVAAEFWEQGDLERTVLEQQPIPMMDRNKADELPKLQCGFIDFVCAFVYKEFSRFHVEITPMLDRLLNNRKEWNALKEVYEAKMAKLEEAKKAKEEAAATTKQGNVAQSASQSKTCVIT